From the Pontiella agarivorans genome, one window contains:
- a CDS encoding glycosyltransferase family 9 protein: protein MRILIVKTSSLGDLFHALPAVHLLKAAMDAEIDWVVNTQYVGLAECFSDVRKVIPFPRQGLISNLGAFRAELRKETYDLVVDLQGLLKSALICRMAKRAKRAEILGPSFQREGARFFYSAVVGKKNKQRHAVEENLDVLRFLGKPDFPVEFPIRFPDVDFQCLEKKPVVVFAPCSRHAAKNWPWKRFVELGEHLDCQVILVGAPTDVETCEKIENHLPEGACTNLCGKTSLLELGGVLQRADLVVTVDSGPMHMASAAGTPCLAIFGPTDPTRVGPFGDQHRVVRVSGVRTYSKQDLDSIRMVKAIDVIQTAKGMLNDETVGL from the coding sequence ATGCGCATCCTGATCGTCAAAACCAGTTCGCTGGGGGATCTGTTTCATGCGCTGCCGGCGGTGCATCTGCTGAAAGCCGCAATGGATGCCGAAATCGACTGGGTTGTAAACACGCAGTATGTCGGGCTTGCGGAGTGTTTTTCCGATGTCCGGAAGGTGATCCCTTTTCCGCGTCAGGGCCTGATTTCAAACCTTGGAGCATTCAGGGCGGAGCTGCGGAAGGAAACCTATGATCTGGTGGTGGATCTGCAGGGACTCCTGAAGAGTGCGCTGATCTGCCGGATGGCGAAACGGGCGAAACGGGCAGAAATTCTCGGTCCGTCGTTTCAGCGGGAAGGTGCGCGGTTTTTTTATTCTGCGGTTGTCGGGAAAAAAAACAAACAGCGCCACGCGGTGGAGGAAAATCTCGATGTACTCCGTTTTCTTGGAAAACCGGATTTCCCGGTTGAATTCCCGATCCGTTTTCCCGATGTTGACTTCCAGTGTCTGGAAAAAAAGCCGGTGGTGGTTTTTGCGCCATGTTCGCGGCATGCAGCTAAAAACTGGCCCTGGAAACGGTTTGTTGAGTTAGGGGAGCATCTGGATTGCCAGGTGATCCTTGTGGGGGCACCGACCGATGTGGAAACGTGTGAAAAAATTGAAAATCACCTGCCGGAGGGGGCCTGCACCAACCTGTGTGGAAAAACCTCGCTACTGGAACTCGGTGGTGTGCTGCAACGGGCGGATCTGGTGGTGACGGTGGATTCGGGGCCGATGCATATGGCTTCGGCAGCGGGTACACCGTGCCTTGCGATTTTCGGGCCGACCGATCCGACGCGCGTCGGCCCCTTTGGCGATCAGCATCGCGTGGTGCGTGTTTCCGGTGTCCGGACGTATTCAAAGCAGGATTTAGACAGTATCAGAATGGTAAAAGCCATCGATGTTATTCAAACAGCAAAGGGTATGCTGAACGATGAAACTGTGGGATTATGA
- a CDS encoding HAD family hydrolase — MKLWDYDAFILDLDGTLIDSGKYHAQAFADAVLAQSGYRLKPYEHHEFFGKHSIWFAEDLNERYGLSLDPQEVLKHKRERVQEIFVAELFAGAQAFLEFWCGKKTMALATNSPLEFVEPALRDAQIFNCFDVITTASDVKRRKPDPEIIEITAERLDVEPEHTLVFEDQLIGIKAARAAGAKVIAVDNGQPVNYPVDVAVHTWNDLLKLSELHRWNPN; from the coding sequence ATGAAACTGTGGGATTATGACGCCTTTATTCTGGATCTGGACGGCACCCTGATTGATTCAGGGAAATACCATGCGCAAGCGTTTGCTGATGCGGTGCTGGCGCAGAGTGGATACCGTTTGAAACCATATGAACATCATGAGTTTTTCGGTAAGCACAGCATCTGGTTTGCGGAAGATCTGAACGAGCGCTATGGATTGTCTTTGGATCCGCAGGAGGTGCTGAAGCACAAGCGCGAAAGGGTGCAGGAAATTTTTGTGGCGGAGCTTTTTGCCGGTGCACAGGCGTTTCTTGAATTCTGGTGCGGGAAAAAAACGATGGCGCTGGCAACCAATTCTCCGCTGGAATTTGTGGAGCCCGCGCTGCGGGATGCGCAGATTTTCAATTGTTTTGATGTGATTACCACAGCCAGTGATGTGAAGCGGCGTAAACCTGATCCGGAGATTATTGAGATCACGGCGGAGCGGCTGGATGTGGAGCCTGAACATACGCTGGTTTTTGAGGATCAGCTGATCGGCATCAAAGCGGCGAGGGCGGCCGGGGCCAAGGTGATTGCGGTGGATAACGGCCAGCCGGTGAACTATCCCGTCGATGTGGCGGTGCATACGTGGAATGATCTTTTAAAACTTTCGGAGCTGCATCGATGGAATCCCAATTGA
- the queD gene encoding 6-carboxytetrahydropterin synthase QueD, which yields MTISKEFKFDSAHFLPYVPADHKCANMHGHTYYIEIHCEGELDPKLGWVIDFNAVKKVVDPLIDQLDHKVLNDIEGLENPTAEMIAVWFWNKIKPDLPKLAKVVVKENPTNVCMYAGE from the coding sequence ATGACGATTTCAAAAGAGTTCAAGTTTGATTCTGCGCACTTTCTGCCGTATGTGCCGGCGGATCATAAGTGTGCAAATATGCACGGACATACCTATTATATTGAGATTCACTGCGAAGGGGAACTGGATCCGAAACTCGGCTGGGTGATTGATTTCAACGCAGTGAAAAAAGTGGTCGATCCTCTGATTGATCAGCTGGATCATAAAGTGCTGAACGATATCGAGGGGCTGGAAAATCCCACAGCTGAAATGATTGCGGTCTGGTTCTGGAACAAAATCAAGCCGGATCTTCCGAAACTGGCCAAAGTGGTCGTGAAGGAAAATCCCACTAACGTCTGCATGTACGCCGGCGAATAG
- the mfd gene encoding transcription-repair coupling factor: MSFQEKKISTLRVNGEVLKGVSTSSIQLTDTPISAQALLCADLFQTLEKNVLWIAADVREMERLHESLLSLQRLLQTGGTASPESARPCLFQPMEKDPAVFGEHLKLVQLLSEKQRFIIITCPQAMEQDVPISGKSEQAVQTLKLGEEHNPETLCAWMTEAGYEFGIEVYAQGEAALRGGILDCWPPGSPRPVRIEFFGDEIDSIRYFDDQTQCSIEKTESVQLPQLDFGFAGDETCPLTDLLPENTLTVNDVQVTSSTRHRPVETGFSFYDTGLVAVSYDTHPKEAEESRRRFVDQRCAEASNDWNIHFFFETEGTLNRFTELYSDLEGFQSLELHKGVIHESAVDFDRKILLITEADFYAYHTNRSAHARTAKRFQKQERVNEAADIQPGDFVVHVEHGVGKYLGIVETTFSDKSMEVLAIEYAKSEKVYLPVTQAHLLTRYKGMGKNAPKPHTLGGRKWRNDKAGAEEAVKDIAAQLLQTQAERQAKRGFRFSKDTAMQAEFEAAFPYTETADQLTAAEELKRDMEKLRPMDRLLCGDVGFGKTEVAMRAAFKAVMDGMQVAVLVPTTVLAQQHFDSCAERMAAFPVTVDMVSRFRTKAQQNKTLLKTLEGEVDILIGTHRILSKDVNFKNLGLVIIDEEQRFGVTAKEHLKELRKQVDLITMSATPIPRTLYMSLTGVRDLSTIKTAPQERQPVDTNVIPYDEEIIAEAIRAELHRNGQVFYLHNRVKTIHTVETKLMALVPEARIAVAHGQMGEKELSEIMHAFVEGRFDILLCTTIIESGVDIPNCNTMIVENAERFGLSDLYQLRGRVGRSNHKAFVFMMLTPGGDLIDAARDRMNAIKRYTGLGSGFRLALRDLELRGAGNMLGAKQSGHISAVGFDLYCQLLKRTIAILQGKKPPPLMDVTVKIDFLDLSPKSGNRENGAFIPYDYIEDENLRLRLYQRISALATKQEITRMKREIKDRFGKLPPEVQRLMLIAELRITAAEHDLKSIIVRNFQVMMSKEKKYKTYGGRHPTLNRDKTTPMLKEIISLVAEEW, from the coding sequence ATGTCATTTCAAGAGAAGAAAATCAGCACCCTCCGGGTAAACGGAGAGGTGCTTAAAGGCGTTTCAACCAGCTCCATTCAGCTGACAGACACCCCGATCAGCGCTCAGGCTCTGCTCTGCGCCGACCTGTTCCAGACCTTGGAAAAAAATGTACTCTGGATCGCAGCCGACGTTCGCGAAATGGAGCGTCTCCACGAATCACTCCTTTCGTTGCAGCGTCTACTGCAAACAGGCGGCACCGCATCACCGGAATCCGCCCGCCCCTGCTTATTCCAACCTATGGAAAAAGACCCCGCGGTCTTCGGCGAACACCTCAAACTCGTTCAACTCCTCTCCGAGAAACAACGCTTCATCATCATCACCTGCCCCCAGGCCATGGAGCAGGACGTTCCAATCTCCGGAAAATCGGAACAGGCTGTTCAGACCCTGAAACTCGGCGAAGAACACAACCCTGAAACACTCTGCGCATGGATGACCGAAGCCGGGTACGAATTCGGCATCGAAGTCTATGCCCAGGGCGAAGCCGCCCTGCGCGGCGGCATCCTCGACTGCTGGCCGCCCGGCTCGCCCCGCCCCGTCCGTATCGAATTCTTCGGCGACGAAATCGACTCTATCCGCTATTTCGACGACCAGACCCAATGCTCCATCGAAAAAACCGAATCCGTCCAGCTTCCTCAGCTCGACTTCGGTTTTGCAGGCGACGAAACCTGCCCGCTCACCGACCTGCTTCCGGAAAACACGCTCACCGTTAACGACGTACAAGTCACATCATCGACCCGGCATCGCCCTGTAGAAACCGGTTTCAGCTTTTACGATACCGGGCTCGTCGCCGTTTCATACGACACCCATCCCAAAGAAGCGGAAGAATCCCGCCGACGCTTTGTCGATCAACGCTGTGCCGAAGCATCCAATGACTGGAATATCCATTTCTTTTTTGAAACCGAAGGCACGCTCAATCGTTTCACGGAACTTTATTCCGACCTCGAAGGCTTCCAATCCCTGGAACTCCACAAAGGCGTAATCCATGAAAGTGCGGTGGATTTTGATCGGAAAATTCTGCTGATCACCGAAGCCGACTTCTATGCCTACCACACCAACCGCAGCGCCCACGCCCGAACGGCCAAACGCTTTCAGAAACAGGAGCGCGTCAACGAGGCGGCCGACATCCAGCCCGGCGATTTTGTCGTGCACGTCGAGCACGGCGTCGGTAAATATCTCGGCATCGTTGAAACCACCTTTTCCGACAAAAGCATGGAAGTGCTCGCCATTGAATATGCTAAAAGCGAAAAAGTCTACCTTCCCGTCACCCAGGCCCACCTGCTCACCCGCTATAAAGGCATGGGAAAAAATGCGCCGAAACCACACACCCTCGGCGGCCGGAAATGGCGGAACGACAAGGCCGGGGCCGAAGAAGCCGTAAAGGATATTGCCGCCCAGCTGCTGCAAACCCAGGCCGAACGTCAGGCCAAACGCGGATTCCGTTTTTCCAAAGACACCGCCATGCAGGCCGAATTCGAAGCCGCCTTTCCCTATACCGAAACGGCCGACCAGCTGACTGCTGCCGAAGAACTTAAACGCGATATGGAAAAACTGCGCCCCATGGACCGCCTGCTCTGCGGCGATGTCGGCTTCGGAAAAACCGAAGTCGCCATGCGCGCCGCCTTTAAAGCGGTCATGGATGGCATGCAGGTCGCGGTACTCGTGCCCACCACCGTGCTCGCCCAGCAGCATTTTGACTCATGTGCTGAACGTATGGCTGCATTTCCGGTCACCGTCGATATGGTCAGCCGCTTTCGCACCAAAGCACAGCAGAACAAAACCCTTTTAAAAACCCTGGAGGGCGAAGTTGATATCCTCATCGGCACCCACCGCATTCTGTCCAAAGACGTAAACTTTAAAAACCTCGGCCTCGTCATCATTGACGAAGAGCAGCGTTTCGGCGTCACCGCCAAGGAGCACCTCAAAGAACTGCGGAAACAGGTCGATCTCATTACCATGTCGGCCACGCCGATTCCGCGCACGCTCTATATGAGCCTCACCGGTGTTCGCGACCTCAGCACCATCAAAACCGCTCCGCAGGAACGCCAACCGGTCGATACCAACGTCATTCCTTACGACGAGGAAATCATCGCCGAAGCCATTCGCGCTGAACTCCACCGCAATGGACAGGTCTTCTATCTGCACAACCGCGTCAAAACCATTCATACCGTCGAAACCAAACTGATGGCCCTCGTCCCCGAAGCCCGCATTGCCGTCGCTCACGGGCAGATGGGCGAAAAAGAACTTTCCGAAATTATGCACGCCTTTGTCGAAGGCCGGTTCGATATCCTGCTCTGCACCACCATCATCGAAAGTGGTGTCGATATTCCCAACTGCAACACCATGATCGTTGAAAACGCCGAACGCTTCGGCCTCTCCGATCTCTACCAGCTCCGCGGCCGCGTCGGACGTTCCAACCACAAAGCCTTTGTCTTCATGATGCTTACCCCCGGCGGCGACCTCATCGACGCCGCCCGCGACCGCATGAACGCCATCAAGCGCTACACCGGCCTCGGCTCCGGTTTCCGACTCGCCCTGCGCGACCTCGAACTGCGCGGTGCCGGCAATATGCTCGGTGCCAAACAAAGCGGCCATATCTCCGCCGTCGGTTTCGACCTCTACTGCCAGCTGCTCAAACGCACCATCGCCATCCTGCAGGGCAAAAAACCGCCGCCGCTCATGGACGTCACCGTGAAAATCGACTTCCTCGACCTTTCTCCAAAGTCTGGAAACCGGGAAAACGGCGCCTTTATTCCCTACGATTACATCGAGGATGAAAACCTCCGGCTCCGCCTCTACCAGCGGATTTCCGCTCTCGCCACCAAACAGGAAATCACCCGGATGAAACGCGAGATCAAAGACCGCTTCGGCAAACTGCCCCCGGAGGTACAGCGTCTCATGCTCATCGCCGAACTGCGCATCACCGCCGCCGAACACGACCTCAAATCGATCATCGTCCGTAATTTCCAGGTCATGATGTCCAAAGAGAAAAAGTACAAAACCTACGGCGGACGTCACCCCACCCTCAACCGCGACAAAACCACGCCCATGCTCAAAGAGATCATATCCCTCGTAGCCGAAGAGTGGTAG
- the queC gene encoding 7-cyano-7-deazaguanine synthase QueC, whose product MAKKAVVLLSGGLDSATVMAMAVADGFDVYAVSFRYGQRHSVELDCAVEQAAEGAKQHKIVDIDLSSFGGSALTDDIDVPKHESVDDLTEEIPVTYVPARNTVFLSYALAWAEVLEADDVFIGVNALDYSGYPDCRPAFIAAYEKMANLATVAGVQGRKLTIHTPLIDLTKAEIIQRGLELGVDYAKTTSCYDPAPDGKACGHCDSCLLRKKGFADAGTSDPRPYIED is encoded by the coding sequence ATGGCGAAAAAAGCGGTGGTTTTGCTGAGCGGCGGGTTGGATTCCGCTACAGTCATGGCGATGGCGGTGGCAGATGGATTTGATGTTTATGCGGTTTCCTTTCGGTATGGCCAGAGGCATTCCGTGGAGCTCGACTGCGCGGTGGAACAGGCGGCTGAAGGTGCAAAACAGCATAAAATTGTCGATATCGATTTGAGTTCGTTCGGCGGCTCGGCACTGACCGATGATATTGATGTGCCGAAACACGAATCGGTGGACGATCTGACCGAAGAAATTCCGGTGACGTATGTCCCCGCACGAAATACCGTTTTTCTTTCTTATGCGCTGGCCTGGGCCGAAGTACTTGAGGCAGATGATGTTTTTATCGGCGTCAATGCGCTCGATTACAGCGGCTATCCTGATTGTCGGCCGGCATTTATTGCAGCCTATGAAAAAATGGCCAATCTTGCCACGGTCGCCGGAGTGCAGGGCCGGAAGCTTACGATTCATACGCCGCTGATTGATCTGACCAAGGCGGAAATTATTCAGCGCGGACTTGAATTAGGAGTTGATTACGCTAAAACGACGAGCTGCTATGACCCGGCGCCGGATGGAAAAGCGTGTGGGCATTGCGATTCCTGCCTGTTGCGCAAAAAGGGATTTGCCGATGCCGGAACCTCCGATCCACGCCCGTATATTGAGGACTGA
- the pyrB gene encoding aspartate carbamoyltransferase, whose translation MADVKNLSDISWKAFKTLSLAEKGSYFRGRHTLIAQQFTRSEIEELCTLATRIKRINKRRAGANFLKGLLSDKRAMLYFAQPSSRTYLSHNAACQILGLDTMDVRDQKTSSEVKGETPEDTIRTFSSYADMIIMRHPVGGFAERVAWMMAHTKREIPILNAGSGADQHPTQALLDIYTLQRSFEKIGGIDGKHVAFVGDLARGRTVRSLAWLLTLYKDMTLYFIAPDSLQIGQDILDQLDEAGTKYVVTEDFESVMPKADAIYMTRIQDEWDVDGDGSTTEASDYYIGAEHMDIIKDTTVILHPLPRRQEISTEIDNDPRAVYWRQMRNGMWIRAALILKTFGREDEVNRYYDDY comes from the coding sequence ATGGCTGATGTGAAAAATTTAAGTGATATTTCGTGGAAGGCATTCAAGACGTTGTCGTTGGCGGAGAAGGGCAGCTATTTTCGGGGAAGACACACGCTGATTGCCCAGCAGTTTACGCGCAGTGAGATTGAAGAGCTGTGTACACTGGCAACACGGATTAAACGGATCAATAAGCGGCGGGCCGGGGCCAACTTCCTGAAGGGGCTGCTGTCCGACAAGCGCGCAATGCTTTATTTTGCGCAGCCGTCATCGCGTACCTATCTTTCTCACAATGCGGCCTGTCAGATTCTGGGGCTGGATACAATGGATGTGCGCGACCAGAAGACGTCGAGTGAGGTGAAAGGCGAAACGCCTGAAGATACGATCCGGACCTTCAGTTCGTATGCCGATATGATTATCATGCGCCATCCGGTGGGGGGGTTCGCAGAGCGCGTGGCCTGGATGATGGCGCATACGAAACGGGAAATTCCGATTCTGAATGCGGGGTCCGGTGCGGATCAGCATCCGACGCAGGCGCTGCTGGATATCTACACGCTGCAACGAAGTTTTGAAAAGATCGGCGGGATTGACGGCAAGCATGTGGCCTTTGTGGGGGATCTGGCGCGTGGGCGTACGGTGCGTTCGCTGGCCTGGCTGCTGACCCTTTATAAGGATATGACGCTTTATTTTATTGCGCCGGACTCGCTGCAGATCGGGCAGGATATTCTCGATCAGCTGGACGAAGCGGGTACAAAATATGTGGTGACAGAGGATTTTGAATCCGTCATGCCGAAGGCCGATGCCATTTATATGACCCGGATTCAGGATGAATGGGATGTGGATGGTGACGGCAGTACCACGGAGGCTTCGGATTATTATATCGGTGCGGAGCATATGGATATCATCAAGGATACGACGGTGATTCTGCATCCGCTTCCGCGTCGGCAGGAAATCAGCACGGAGATTGATAATGATCCTCGTGCGGTTTACTGGCGGCAGATGCGTAACGGGATGTGGATCCGTGCGGCGCTGATTCTGAAAACATTCGGCCGCGAAGATGAAGTGAACCGTTATTACGACGACTATTAA
- the queF gene encoding preQ(1) synthase, with amino-acid sequence MTDETKLTGLTLLKKGETRYPTSPDEAKLETFENANQGRNYRISFQTSEFTSLCPITGQPDFATITIEYIPNKICVESKSLKLYLFSFRQTGTFYEEIVNRIYTDLEKELQPLRLIVNGDFTARGGITSSVKIDSAEA; translated from the coding sequence ATGACTGACGAAACCAAACTGACCGGACTGACCTTGCTGAAAAAAGGCGAAACGCGCTATCCGACCTCCCCGGATGAAGCAAAACTGGAAACCTTTGAAAATGCGAATCAGGGCCGAAACTACCGAATCTCTTTCCAGACCTCGGAATTCACCTCACTCTGCCCGATCACCGGCCAGCCCGACTTCGCAACCATCACGATCGAATACATTCCGAATAAAATCTGCGTCGAAAGCAAATCGCTGAAGCTCTACCTCTTTTCTTTCCGTCAGACCGGTACGTTCTACGAGGAAATCGTAAACCGCATTTATACGGACCTTGAAAAAGAGCTGCAACCGTTGCGGCTCATCGTGAACGGCGACTTCACCGCACGCGGCGGCATTACCTCTTCCGTAAAAATCGACTCTGCGGAAGCATAA
- a CDS encoding 7-carboxy-7-deazaguanine synthase QueE produces the protein MKTYLSEIFSSIQGEGPYVGERHLFVRFCACHRKCIYCDTDTSLSDYCIVERRPGSGEFEQIKNAMSVEQVFDLVQEVDAKTRNNRISITGGAPLMQHRFLLKLLPMLKNAGHNIYLETAGDLPGPLKAIIEFVDVIAMDVKLESVTEEPATYPAHWQFLKICRDYKVETFVKLVLSANTHEGELIEAAKGIKKAGGEDTLVVIQPMTKASKTDAVPSGEQLFRWQDKVASVLPNVRVIPQTHKMLEML, from the coding sequence ATGAAAACGTACCTGTCAGAAATTTTCAGTTCGATTCAGGGCGAGGGGCCGTATGTCGGTGAACGCCATCTGTTTGTGCGTTTCTGCGCCTGTCACCGGAAATGTATTTATTGCGACACCGATACGTCGCTTTCGGACTATTGTATTGTGGAACGCCGGCCGGGTTCCGGTGAGTTTGAGCAGATCAAAAACGCGATGTCTGTGGAACAGGTTTTCGACCTGGTTCAGGAGGTCGATGCCAAAACTCGCAATAACCGGATTTCGATCACGGGCGGAGCCCCGTTGATGCAGCATCGGTTTCTGCTGAAGCTTCTGCCGATGCTGAAAAATGCCGGGCATAATATTTATCTGGAAACGGCGGGCGATCTGCCGGGCCCGTTGAAAGCGATTATTGAGTTTGTGGATGTCATTGCCATGGATGTGAAACTCGAAAGCGTGACGGAGGAACCGGCAACGTATCCGGCACACTGGCAGTTTTTGAAAATCTGTCGCGATTACAAGGTGGAGACCTTTGTGAAACTGGTGCTCTCGGCCAATACGCATGAAGGCGAGCTGATCGAAGCGGCCAAGGGGATCAAAAAGGCCGGCGGCGAAGATACCTTGGTGGTGATTCAACCGATGACCAAAGCGAGTAAAACGGATGCTGTACCCTCTGGAGAGCAGCTTTTCCGCTGGCAGGATAAAGTGGCGTCGGTATTGCCGAATGTGCGGGTTATTCCCCAGACCCATAAAATGTTGGAGATGCTTTGA
- a CDS encoding HAD family hydrolase, whose amino-acid sequence MESQLIIFDLDGTLIDARGDLTAAVNRMRKHFGLGPLDFETVSSYIGNGMAKLVERSLQDSDIPLDDAMSIYPGFYYEDLTTHTVLYDGVKQGIPELVQSGHRVALLTNKPGGPSRAILEHFGLSEFFTAIIGGGDVPNLKPEPDGIFRCLECSGMEKARVWMVGDHYTDLAVAENAGVRSALVEYGFGEARGYKPDAQFASFPELVGYFV is encoded by the coding sequence ATGGAATCCCAATTGATTATTTTTGACCTCGACGGCACCTTGATTGATGCGCGCGGGGATTTAACGGCGGCCGTTAACCGGATGCGCAAGCATTTCGGGCTTGGACCGCTGGATTTTGAAACGGTCAGCAGCTACATCGGAAACGGGATGGCCAAACTGGTGGAGCGTTCACTGCAGGATTCTGATATTCCGCTCGATGATGCGATGAGCATTTATCCCGGATTTTATTATGAAGACCTGACGACGCACACGGTGCTTTATGACGGAGTGAAACAGGGTATCCCGGAGCTGGTTCAGTCTGGGCACCGTGTGGCGCTGTTGACGAATAAACCCGGCGGTCCAAGCCGGGCGATTCTCGAGCATTTTGGTCTTTCAGAATTTTTTACGGCCATTATCGGCGGCGGAGATGTGCCGAACCTGAAGCCGGAACCGGATGGGATTTTCCGGTGCCTGGAATGTTCCGGAATGGAAAAAGCCAGGGTCTGGATGGTGGGGGATCACTATACAGATCTGGCCGTGGCGGAAAATGCGGGGGTTCGCAGTGCCTTGGTGGAATATGGTTTCGGGGAGGCGCGGGGCTATAAACCCGATGCACAATTTGCTTCGTTTCCGGAGCTGGTCGGGTACTTTGTCTAG
- the argF gene encoding ornithine carbamoyltransferase, with amino-acid sequence MEHLISLKLWSPEKIREVLDLAKDVKANPEKYYNAMAHKNLLMIFEKPSLRTRLSFESGMTQMGGHAIYYDMSTSPMGSGKETISDSMRTASRFVDVVMARLFKHEDLLEMAEYSTVPVINALTDDSHPCQILADLQAIEEKKGKVAGLKLAYLGDGFNNVTHSLMYGGTKMGMHVSVGSPAGEEFSPRADVVADCEEFAKESGGSVFVTDDPVEAVRDADVVYTDSWMSYHIPKDQEEARIAKFMPYQVNSALMAHAKPDAIFMNCLPAIRGCEQTAEVIDGPQSIVFDEAENRLHAQKAVVLTLCGAA; translated from the coding sequence ATGGAACATTTAATTTCTCTAAAACTGTGGAGTCCCGAGAAGATTCGCGAAGTGCTGGATCTGGCGAAGGATGTGAAGGCGAATCCGGAAAAATATTACAACGCCATGGCGCACAAAAATCTGCTGATGATTTTTGAGAAGCCCAGTCTGCGCACCCGTCTATCCTTTGAATCAGGGATGACTCAGATGGGCGGGCATGCGATTTATTATGATATGTCCACGTCGCCGATGGGCAGTGGAAAAGAGACCATCAGCGATTCCATGCGGACCGCTTCGCGGTTTGTCGATGTGGTTATGGCGCGGCTTTTTAAGCATGAAGATCTGCTGGAAATGGCTGAGTATTCCACCGTGCCGGTCATCAACGCGCTGACGGATGACAGTCATCCGTGCCAGATTCTGGCCGACCTCCAGGCGATTGAGGAGAAAAAGGGAAAAGTTGCCGGGCTGAAATTGGCCTATCTGGGCGACGGGTTCAATAATGTGACGCATTCGCTGATGTATGGCGGAACCAAAATGGGGATGCATGTTTCGGTGGGATCGCCGGCCGGCGAGGAGTTTTCTCCGCGGGCGGATGTGGTTGCGGATTGTGAAGAATTTGCAAAGGAATCCGGCGGATCTGTTTTTGTGACTGATGATCCGGTGGAAGCGGTACGGGATGCTGATGTCGTCTACACAGATTCGTGGATGAGCTACCATATTCCGAAGGATCAGGAGGAAGCCCGCATTGCTAAATTTATGCCCTATCAGGTGAACAGCGCGCTGATGGCGCATGCAAAACCGGACGCGATTTTCATGAACTGCCTTCCGGCGATCCGCGGTTGCGAGCAGACTGCGGAAGTGATCGACGGTCCGCAATCCATTGTTTTTGATGAAGCGGAAAACCGGCTGCACGCGCAGAAAGCGGTTGTTCTTACGCTTTGCGGGGCGGCGTAA